The Cohnella abietis genome has a segment encoding these proteins:
- a CDS encoding toprim domain-containing protein, whose translation MNIAIIVEGKNDKSRLSRVLSSEIPIYCTFGTLSTNRIETLRKEIGNRHVYLFTDPDSSGRRIRGVLRDVFPDADHIYTRRGYSGVEGTPEEYLIQQLEKAGLQEYILYEKPLDPPT comes from the coding sequence ATGAATATTGCCATCATCGTCGAAGGAAAGAACGACAAAAGTCGGCTCTCCCGCGTCCTTTCTTCCGAAATCCCAATTTACTGTACCTTTGGCACTCTGAGTACAAACCGCATTGAGACATTACGGAAAGAAATCGGTAACCGTCATGTTTATTTGTTCACGGACCCTGACTCATCCGGTCGTCGAATACGAGGGGTGCTTCGTGATGTGTTTCCAGATGCTGATCATATCTATACGCGGAGGGGCTATAGTGGGGTTGAAGGTACTCCGGAGGAATATCTTATACAGCAATTAGAGAAGGCAGGGCTTCAAGAATATATTCTGTATGAAAAACCGCTCGATCCTCCTACTTGA
- a CDS encoding SCO family protein, whose amino-acid sequence MDDKSNNQSNIEQAQPSTTEAHDESTVEMPYSNDSKNQSKQQSWVKRYGFSLIVLCMCIVMGYFILAQQNKSEELPVLDQGAEFSYPDTDGNTVTLSNTDGKARLLYFFFANCPDVCPPTTALMSKVQDELKEDGVFGNKVEFLSVTIDPMHDTTDVLKKYAKMFDTDPSGWKFLRGDVEEEIAALAKKYGILVGKDPDGNYFHMNLIVLLDKKGQIRDLINANDYIEGTKTPSDMAKMIKSLL is encoded by the coding sequence ATGGATGATAAATCTAATAATCAATCTAATATTGAACAAGCTCAGCCTTCCACAACGGAGGCTCACGATGAGTCAACCGTTGAAATGCCTTATTCTAATGATTCGAAAAATCAGTCCAAGCAGCAGTCTTGGGTGAAGCGGTATGGATTCTCTTTAATTGTCCTTTGTATGTGTATCGTCATGGGTTATTTCATTCTGGCTCAGCAGAATAAATCGGAGGAGCTGCCAGTGCTTGATCAGGGGGCGGAATTTTCTTATCCGGATACGGATGGGAATACGGTTACTCTGAGCAATACGGATGGCAAGGCTCGGCTGCTTTATTTCTTCTTCGCAAATTGTCCAGACGTATGTCCACCTACGACTGCTTTGATGTCTAAAGTTCAGGACGAGCTAAAGGAAGATGGCGTGTTCGGCAATAAAGTGGAGTTCCTGTCTGTTACAATCGACCCAATGCACGATACAACGGATGTCCTTAAGAAATATGCGAAAATGTTCGATACGGATCCAAGCGGGTGGAAGTTTCTGCGTGGGGACGTTGAGGAAGAGATAGCAGCTTTAGCCAAGAAATATGGCATCTTAGTTGGGAAAGATCCGGATGGTAACTATTTTCATATGAATTTAATTGTGTTGCTTGATAAAAAGGGTCAAATTCGTGATTTGATTAATGCCAATGACTATATCGAGGGAACTAAAACACCAAGCGATATGGCCAAGATGATTAAGAGCCTTCTGTAG
- the cyoE gene encoding heme o synthase: MFKDLVALTKPGIIRMNLIAAFGGYWVASKWDLAIWPLIWMLLGSALTMASACVFNNYLDREHDLKMERTKNRALPQNRMTPKFVLGYAVVLGIVGLIVLFALVNPLSGWLGLLGMFVYVVIYTMWLKRSSTWSTSIGGVSGAMPPVIGYCAVTNEIDTGAWILFALLFLWQPAHFWSLAIRRKEEYRAAGYPLLPVVKGVTRTKWQMLPYILLLIPASILMYTYDYVGIYFLILSVGIALIWLVHAITGLGTKNDEKWAKADFMISINYLMIMFLTMILDTNGV; this comes from the coding sequence GTGTTTAAAGATCTTGTGGCTCTAACCAAGCCGGGAATTATTCGTATGAATCTAATTGCGGCATTCGGTGGTTACTGGGTCGCTTCCAAATGGGACCTCGCGATATGGCCCTTAATATGGATGCTTCTTGGTTCTGCGCTGACCATGGCTTCCGCTTGTGTTTTCAATAACTATTTGGATCGCGAACATGATTTGAAAATGGAGCGCACGAAAAACAGAGCCCTTCCGCAAAACAGAATGACTCCGAAATTTGTACTTGGTTATGCTGTAGTGCTCGGTATTGTGGGATTAATTGTCCTTTTCGCCCTAGTAAATCCCCTTTCAGGTTGGTTAGGCCTCCTAGGGATGTTCGTCTACGTAGTTATTTATACAATGTGGCTTAAGCGCAGCTCAACCTGGAGCACATCGATAGGCGGAGTGTCCGGCGCGATGCCGCCTGTTATTGGATACTGCGCAGTTACGAATGAAATCGATACAGGTGCATGGATTTTATTCGCCTTGCTATTCTTGTGGCAGCCTGCTCATTTCTGGTCTCTTGCTATAAGACGTAAGGAAGAGTATAGAGCTGCAGGCTACCCCTTATTACCGGTCGTCAAAGGTGTAACCCGTACCAAATGGCAGATGCTCCCGTACATTTTGTTGCTTATTCCTGCTTCTATTCTGATGTACACCTACGACTATGTAGGGATTTATTTTCTCATCCTGTCTGTCGGGATAGCTCTTATTTGGTTGGTCCATGCCATTACTGGATTGGGTACTAAGAACGATGAGAAGTGGGCAAAAGCCGACTTTATGATTTCGATTAATTATTTGATGATTATGTTTCTAACGATGATCTTGGATACGAACGGAGTGTAA
- the gerQ gene encoding spore coat protein GerQ: MYNKMPWPVYPQNQAPTSMMPMGMPASNMMSTGTPGATIMPNMAMMQGMSPPPVTNGVPILQNGMTLPAPPTQEESYVENILRMNLGKVATLYMTYENNSEWNAKIFKGVLEAAGRDHIIISDPVTGKRYLLLTLNLDYITFDEPINYNLPFGSNPNR; the protein is encoded by the coding sequence ATGTACAACAAAATGCCATGGCCGGTTTATCCGCAAAATCAAGCACCTACTTCTATGATGCCTATGGGAATGCCCGCTTCTAACATGATGTCTACTGGGACACCTGGTGCTACTATTATGCCCAATATGGCGATGATGCAAGGTATGTCGCCCCCGCCAGTCACCAATGGGGTACCTATCCTGCAAAACGGCATGACATTGCCAGCACCACCGACTCAAGAAGAATCCTATGTGGAAAACATTCTTCGTATGAACCTCGGTAAAGTAGCGACACTGTATATGACCTATGAAAATAACTCCGAGTGGAACGCCAAAATCTTCAAAGGCGTGCTGGAAGCTGCCGGTCGGGATCATATTATTATTAGTGATCCTGTTACGGGCAAACGCTACTTACTCCTTACTCTGAATCTGGATTATATCACATTCGATGAGCCCATTAATTATAATCTTCCATTCGGCTCTAATCCTAATCGTTGA
- a CDS encoding metal-dependent hydrolase, whose amino-acid sequence MDTGTHFVYGLGLGGLAMVDPVISSHVYGPIAILIGTVVGSNAPDLDGLLRFKSNADYIKNHRGLSHSFPAILGWTALITTVISLSFRDIPWWHIGFWVLLAVVVHVTADLFNSYGTQAFRPVSRQWVAWNIIHIFDPFIFFSHLLAILLWVSGIATPQVIFPVLYILLAVYYSWRTLVHRRLAKKIPMQDKEGSNGDRYSLLPTISLYRWNLVRISQDCTYSIGEWDNGKLRWVDVLKCDEHPAIEASKKSADVQAFLSVTPFPCGHVKTQTWGYEVQWVDIRYRYRKQYPFVAVVLTDLNYAPLQSYVGWLSDERLEKRLKMNTY is encoded by the coding sequence ATGGATACCGGCACGCATTTTGTGTACGGCTTGGGATTAGGTGGATTGGCAATGGTTGATCCCGTCATCTCTTCCCACGTTTATGGTCCCATTGCCATACTCATCGGCACGGTCGTAGGCTCTAACGCACCAGATTTAGATGGCTTACTTAGATTTAAGAGCAATGCCGATTATATCAAAAATCATCGGGGATTGTCCCATTCCTTCCCAGCCATTCTAGGCTGGACTGCATTGATTACTACGGTCATTTCACTAAGCTTTCGCGATATCCCCTGGTGGCACATTGGCTTCTGGGTATTGTTAGCCGTAGTTGTTCATGTGACAGCAGATTTATTTAACTCTTACGGAACGCAAGCTTTTCGCCCAGTCAGCAGGCAATGGGTTGCTTGGAACATCATCCATATCTTTGACCCTTTTATATTTTTCTCCCATCTCCTTGCCATACTGCTCTGGGTTTCGGGTATTGCTACTCCACAGGTTATTTTCCCGGTTCTCTATATTTTGCTAGCCGTATATTATAGCTGGAGAACGTTGGTTCACCGACGGCTAGCCAAAAAAATACCGATGCAAGATAAAGAAGGCAGCAACGGGGATCGTTACTCTTTACTCCCTACTATCTCCTTGTATCGCTGGAATCTGGTGAGGATTTCGCAGGATTGTACCTATAGCATCGGTGAGTGGGATAACGGCAAGCTAAGATGGGTTGATGTTCTTAAATGCGATGAGCATCCCGCCATTGAGGCTTCGAAGAAGAGTGCTGATGTACAAGCTTTCTTAAGCGTTACTCCTTTTCCCTGCGGTCATGTCAAAACCCAAACATGGGGTTATGAGGTACAATGGGTTGATATTCGTTACCGTTACCGCAAACAATATCCGTTCGTTGCTGTTGTGTTGACGGATCTAAATTATGCCCCTCTGCAATCTTATGTAGGATGGCTGAGCGACGAACGCTTGGAGAAAAGATTAAAAATGAATACGTACTAA
- a CDS encoding alpha/beta-type small acid-soluble spore protein, whose protein sequence is MASNNQLVVPQARAALQSLKVEAAQSLGVQIPADGYYGNVTSRDAGSLGGYITKKLVQIAEQQLSGR, encoded by the coding sequence ATGGCATCAAACAACCAGCTAGTTGTACCACAAGCAAGAGCAGCATTGCAAAGTTTGAAGGTCGAAGCAGCTCAATCCTTAGGTGTTCAAATTCCAGCGGACGGATATTACGGTAACGTAACTTCCCGAGATGCAGGTTCCCTCGGTGGATATATCACCAAGAAACTGGTCCAAATCGCTGAGCAACAACTATCCGGTCGCTAA
- a CDS encoding DUF5325 family protein, protein MSKSLSLFFAVASVILLLATAFSISNNGWLTLLFSVLTLAMIAFGFITKARLRKKNQ, encoded by the coding sequence ATGAGCAAATCTCTATCGCTTTTTTTCGCAGTTGCTTCAGTCATTCTCCTACTCGCGACTGCTTTCTCCATTAGCAATAACGGCTGGTTAACCCTATTATTTAGCGTTCTCACCCTTGCCATGATTGCTTTCGGGTTCATCACGAAAGCAAGGCTAAGAAAAAAAAATCAGTAG
- the trpS gene encoding tryptophan--tRNA ligase — MSKLRVLSGIQPSGKLTLGNYIGAIKNFVELQNDYDSFFMVVDLHAITVPQEPAALREQSESVAALFIAAGLDPAQAAIFMQSHVPAHAELGWLLTTLSYMGELERMTQYKDKSEGKDAIGAGLLVYPSLMAADILLYNSNLVPVGDDQKQHLELTRDLAGRFNYRYGDTFVVPEPLIPKVGARIMSLDDGTKKMSKSSPNVGSYIALLDSPEDIRKKISRAKTDLGREIIFDVQNKPEVSNLMTIFAQCSGQTIEQVQAAYDGQGYGAFKKDLAEVVVQALEPLQKKYSEIRSSGEIQQILRDGAERANAVAQSTLIKAKEAMGFLPQVRK, encoded by the coding sequence ATGTCTAAATTACGGGTATTGTCTGGTATTCAACCAAGCGGCAAGCTGACACTGGGAAATTACATTGGGGCAATTAAAAATTTCGTTGAGCTGCAAAATGATTACGATAGCTTCTTCATGGTCGTTGATCTACATGCGATTACAGTTCCTCAGGAGCCTGCAGCACTGCGTGAGCAGAGCGAATCAGTAGCTGCTTTGTTCATAGCCGCCGGACTGGATCCTGCGCAAGCAGCGATCTTCATGCAATCCCATGTACCCGCTCACGCGGAGCTTGGATGGTTGCTTACGACTTTAAGCTATATGGGCGAGCTAGAGCGGATGACACAGTACAAAGACAAGTCGGAGGGTAAGGATGCTATTGGAGCAGGACTGCTTGTCTATCCATCACTAATGGCAGCAGATATTCTACTCTACAATTCTAATCTTGTTCCAGTCGGAGATGATCAGAAGCAGCATTTAGAGCTTACCCGCGATTTGGCAGGACGTTTCAATTATCGTTATGGCGATACATTCGTTGTTCCGGAGCCTTTAATTCCTAAGGTCGGAGCAAGAATTATGTCATTGGATGACGGTACCAAAAAAATGAGCAAAAGCAGTCCGAATGTTGGAAGCTATATTGCTCTGCTGGATAGCCCTGAAGATATACGCAAAAAAATCTCCCGAGCCAAAACGGACTTGGGCCGGGAAATTATATTTGACGTTCAGAATAAGCCTGAGGTTAGCAATCTAATGACGATCTTCGCACAATGCTCCGGTCAGACGATTGAGCAGGTGCAAGCCGCTTATGATGGTCAAGGATACGGCGCATTTAAGAAGGACTTAGCTGAGGTTGTTGTCCAAGCTTTAGAGCCGCTGCAAAAAAAATATTCTGAAATTCGATCATCTGGTGAAATTCAACAAATATTGCGTGATGGAGCAGAACGTGCTAACGCTGTGGCGCAATCAACCCTTATTAAAGCTAAGGAAGCGATGGGATTTTTGCCGCAAGTTCGTAAATAA